A stretch of the Metopolophium dirhodum isolate CAU chromosome 8, ASM1992520v1, whole genome shotgun sequence genome encodes the following:
- the LOC132950838 gene encoding nuclear pore complex protein Nup133, translating into MASFDLRRELHSRGPPVNLNKSVSTKKHTLHFDGRFVSKSDRYQLESYGLYTPNPVLEGLSISHKNKLIWSARLSDSLWAWFVYGRKLLVWNAENNKENKTNPCFELGLPASEVAHQAALVWVFEPEIEKSSSHACCIAVSPEGLIRFWRDVYDEVEYFEYNTDLMGKECEFLYQVDSSRYILLTTTADLVMVTINMDTVRPQISSKILTESTGWLGNISMNISSLVFGSTGQQTDPKTICGCVLKSSSDYTERIYIVTTNGTTLTKWNVSKPNSEKQLFEVNLANSLQEKFSIMMFNSVSTGDMDMEIIDMKPTNNRSEEVIVLIHTKPNQAYNYYILATIQIQDSKCPITSLHVLNNVENSYLNESTPQLLITEQQAFILSKHYILVVTFEPFQTDVIGIDCDLKFGGGSVVNNYGMFFTQSHCLTVVTKITNVEYDFNESRSVLQSPDLNQSIAVTAEVESGSNETRLKSAFLQFVSRKIDNCRALVKQACPEELTSTDESSLDKTVFKVGEDLVNDIPINDPRWLGVHGEPTIRSSSMVILSHLEEKQQAIHWYLKFLQELGLWNRMRQINKYETQVYTGCALKDLSEKLQATLTFRKIEVEHSELLDTLIKEAVESNCDGYSSPPGLTHIDKFYKQVSMSHVLFQRLCIYSEEISSTNRSAIDICLILCNVNRILVKVLGAVLDYRRQNIEFFPIDKQKQSKISWILCENNEGICSELIKQINISLEFAKKANITKEVRSEISDQVAFLVDALLSSSIDVLSEMDSNYTQLRYKLLKKLMDFKEHHKVIELAEKYADHRVIVEVCFETNNIDLLYNFMDKLNDQNFRRTVFSWYLEQGKIVELLRNFCRKPKYEHDMALALEAYPNYGWIAGSLSENINLTCESLKQCWSKEETNVLRKKYQLNLYRMAVLAKNGPLSKNPELDQIDRHLEVIEHQINIPECVLELLNLDLNNMRVLSPEEIFYLYLHENNSTLDENQCLRALSVLQFVQNKEECEDLSRYLWCETILRETLKYPLHDQEIGDPIEFIQNLLFFKTLKLMYNNGLLDILPSLDWLLFADELETFHSNTMWQFVMKMGFEHCLRPASVSMDFETSLVQ; encoded by the coding sequence ATGGCTTCATTCGATCTGAGAAGAGAACTTCATTCTAGAGGACCTCCAgtgaatttgaataaaagtgTGTCCACAAAGAAACATACACTACACTTTGATGGCCGTTTTGTTAGCAAATCAGACCGATACCAGTTAGAATCGTATGGTCTATATACACCTAATCCTGTACTTGAAGGATTAAGTATATCGcataagaataaattaatatggtcGGCTCGTTTATCAGATAGTCTATGGGCATGGTTTGTATATGGCCGCAAACTTCTAGTATGGAATGCAGAaaacaataaagaaaataaaacaaatcctTGTTTTGAACTTGGATTACCAGCAAGTGAAGTGGCTCATCAAGCCGCTCTAGTTTGGGTTTTTGAACCTGAAATAGAAAAGTCGTCATCTCATGCTTGTTGTATAGCTGTGTCTCCTGAAGGGTTGATACGTTTTTGGAGAGACGTCTATGAcgaagttgaatattttgaatacaatacaGATTTGATGGGAAAAGAATGTGAATTCCTATATCAAGTTGACAGTTCAAGGTACATTTTGTTGACAACTACTGCTGATTTGGTCATGGTAACAATCAACATGGATACTGTTCGCCCTCAAATAAGTAGTAAAATATTGACTGAATCTACTGGTTGGCTGGGTAATATATCTATGAACATATCATCTCTTGTTTTTGGTTCAACTGGTCAACAGACTGACCCTAAAACCATATGTGGCTGCGTTTTAAAAAGTTCTTCTGATTATACTGAACGCATATATATAGTTACAACTAATGGTACAACCTTAACTAAGTGGAATGTTTCAAAACCAAATAGCGAGAAACAATTATTTGAAGTAAACTTGGCAAATTCTTTACAagaaaaattttcaattatgaTGTTTAATAGTGTTAGTACTGGGGATATGGATATGGAAATAATTGACATGAAACCAACTAATAATCGTAGTGAAGAGGTTATTGTTCTCATACACACCAAACCAAACCAagcttacaattattatatcttaGCAACCATACAAATTCAAGATAGTAAGTGTCCAATCACTTCATTACATGTTCTTAATAATGTTGAAAATTCCTACTTGAATGAATCTACACCTCAGCTACTGATTACTGAACAACAAGCATTTATTTTGTCTAAACATTATATCCTTGTTGTTACTTTTGAACCATTCCAAACCGATGTCATTGGTATTGattgtgatttaaaatttggtGGAGGTTCAGTGGTAAACAATTACGGTATGTTTTTCACTCAATCTCATTGTTTAACTGTAGTCACTAAAATAACTAACGTGGAATACGATTTCAATGAATCAAGAAGTGTTCTTCAATCTCCAGATTTAAATCAATCCATTGCTGTAACTGCTGAAGTAGAAAGTGGTAGCAATGAAACTAGATTAAAATCCGCTTTTCTACAGTTTGTCAGCCGAAAAATAGACAATTGCAGAGCATTAGTGAAGCAAGCATGTCCAGAAGAATTGACTTCAACTGATGAATCTAGTCTAGATAAAACTGTATTTAAAGTTGGAGAAGATCTTGTTAATGATATACCCATCAATGATCCACGTTGGTTAGGTGTTCATGGTGAACCTACTATCAGATCATCATCAATGGTAATATTAAGTCATTTAGAAGAAAAACAGCAAGCAATTCATTGGTATCTTAAATTTTTACAAGAGCTTGGGTTATGGAATCGTATGAggcaaattaataaatatgaaactCAAGTCTATACAGGATGTGCTTTAAAAGATTTAAGTGAAAAATTACAAGCTACATTAACATTTAGAAAAATTGAAGTTGAACATAGTGAATTATTAGATACATTAATAAAAGAAGCAGTCGAAAGCAATTGTGATGGTTATTCTTCACCACCAGGCCTTACACACATTGATAAGTTTTATAAACAAGTCAGTATGTCGCACGTCCTTTTCCAGAGACTATGTATATACAGTGAAGAAATTTCTTCTACGAATCGTAGTGCTAtagatatttgtttaattttatgcaACGTCAATAGAATATTAGTTAAAGTACTTGGTGCTGTATTAGACTACagaagacaaaacattgaattttTCCCTATTGACAAacaaaaacaatcaaaaatatcttGGATTCTATGTGAAAATAATGAAGGCATATGTTCTGAgctgataaaacaaataaatattagtctTGAATTTGCCAAAAAGGCAAATATTACCAAAGAAGTTCGTTCAGAAATTTCTGATCAAGTTGCATTTTTGGTAGATGCCTTACTATCCAGCTCTATTGATGTACTTTCTGAAATGGACAGCAATTACACACAACTCAGGTATAAGCTACTTAAGAAACTTATGGACTTTAAAGAACACCACAAAGTAATTGAATTGGCTGAGAAATATGCAGACCATAGAGTTATAGTAGAGGTTTGTTTTGAAAcaaacaatattgatttattgtataattttatggacAAACTTAACGATCAAAATTTTCGTCGAACCGTGTTTTCTTGGTACTTAGAACAAGGTAAAATTGTAGAATTGTTACGTAATTTTTGTCGCAAACCTAAATATGAACATGACATGGCATTAGCATTGGAAGCCTATCCAAATTATGGTTGGATAGCTGGAAGtctttctgaaaatattaaccTAACATGTGAATCCCTAAAACAGTGTTGGTCTAAGGAGGAAACAAATGTGCTtagaaaaaaataccaattgAATTTGTACAGAATGGCGGTTTTGGCAAAAAATGGGCCATTATCTAAGAACCCAGAGTTGGACCAAATAGATAGACATTTGGAAGTTATTGAACATCAGATAAATATTCCTGAGTGTGTcttagaattattaaatttagatttgAATAATATGCGTGTGTTATCTCCTGAagaaattttctatttatactTGCACGAAAACAATAGTACCTTGGATGAAAATCAATGTTTACGTGCTTTGTCTGTGTTacaatttgttcaaaataaagAAGAATGTGAAGATCTCAGTCGCTATTTGTGGTGTGAAACAATATTAAGAGAGACATTAAAATATCCACTTCACGACCAAGAGATTGGTGATCCTATTGAGTTTATACAGAATCTTCTATTCTTTAAGACCTTAAAACTCATGTACAACAACGGCCTATTAGATATCTTACCATCTTTAGACTGGTTGTTGTTTGCTGATGAATTAGAAACTTTCCATTCAAATACTATGTGGCAGTTTGTTATGAAAATGGGATTTGAACATTGCTTAAGACCTGCTAGTGTTAGTATGGATTTTGAAACTTCACTTGTTcagtaa